The sequence below is a genomic window from Pleuronectes platessa chromosome 13, fPlePla1.1, whole genome shotgun sequence.
CAgctttaaagttttaaagtgtGTACAGGTTACAGGTTTAAAGTGTGTAGAACCAGGCCAGCAATCAAGTTGGGGTAATGAGTATGTTCAAATACATCCTTTCCAAACGAGTTAGCAAAACCAGTGAGCCATCACATTCACCCTTTGATTTATGCATGTTATCAGGCTAGTTTAATCAGATGCTTCCCCTCAGTAACACAAAACCCCATCTCTCCTTCAATCCAGCcaccttcaaacacacacacacacacacacacacccccacacacacacacacacactccatcatcATACTATAACTCTCCATTTTCAGTGGGAGAAACAAAAGGGAAAAGGCATATAAGCCAGTATCAAGTGGATGTTCTCCCAGATGTAAAACGCAGTACAAACCAACAGTCACTTTAAAAGTCTGTGTGAGAATTATCCCATACCTGACCAGGTCTAAGCCAAAGACTCAAGCCCAGAGGTTGGATGTTTATTGCTATGGTTAGTCTGACCATAATTATGTTGGGGCCGGGAGCAAAGCAGAAGTCAAACAAGGGGCCACAACGAAGAGAACGGTGTGGAGGACAGTGTTTGTGGCAggtcataataaaataaaataaaatgggaCAATATCAGGAGTAGTGCAGAGGTTCCTCGCCGGGGAAAGTAGTGGAAGTCAGTGCAGCTCAATGAAAGCCTCCATCTCCTCAGAGATGAGTCCCCTGTAGGGCAGTCTGTGCTTTTCAATAGCACGCGCCGCCAGGCACTGAAGGGTGATGTAGTTCAGCGGGTAGAGGGCCGGGtgcccactgctctgctcaTCCAACAGCTCATAGGCCGTCTTCCTCTGTGCATTCGTAGCGTCAAGGTGAGCCCCAGCCTTCATAAGTAGTGCCATAATCTCTGGACAACCATTGTTAGCAGCGATGTGCAGCGGCGTGTTGTTCTCGCAGTCACGAGAATCAACGTCTGCGCCGCACTCTAGCAGCAGTGCTGCCACCGCATGGGAGGGGAAGCGGCCGACCGGGTAGCGGCCCACGGACGTCGTTTCCTTGTCTACAGCCATGTGgagaggagtgaagctgctccGGCCTCGAGGGTTCAGTTTGAGCAGCCGATACACTGTGTGCTTCTTCTGATGCTCCTGCTCCGCGCTGCACTCCAGCTTCTCCAGCAGGAAGATGAGGTGGAGGATGATGGAGAGGGCCTTGGTGAACTGTGGAGCCTCTGGGGGGTTGTCCCTCTGTGCCACagctctctctacctccctcaCGCTTTTCCCCAGCACGGTCATCAGATCATGGAAGGTGACGCGCGTCGACAGGGTGCCTTTGGCCCGGTCTTGAAGGACAAAAGAGAAGAGCTCTGCGAAGGAAAGGAAACTGGAGGCCGTCATGGGACTGAGGGGGTCTAGGTTGCTCTGCTGCATGTCCAAAGCGTATTTCCACAGGCTGATGCAACGTTCAAAGTTTCCTGAGTCAGCATACACAGCTCCCCTGTAGCGGATGTAATAAGAGGTGTCTGGGTGGGACGGCCCCAGGATGCGCTCCCGAACCAACAACGCTTGCATCCTCATTTCATCTGGGTCTGTGATCAAAGCTTCCAGGTCCTCAGCTGTGTTCACCTCCTGAGCACAGCCATAAGCAGGGATCGGGGGACCAGGTGGAGGCTTGGCCAGGGATCCAGCTTTGTCCCCGGGCAGCCTAAGCTCCATGGCCCTCCTCCAGTACCTCATCGCCCCCAAGAGGTCACGCTTTTTGTCCACAAACGTAGCCCCAAGGAGTTCAAGTGCATCGATGCGTTCCTCTCTGGAGGTGCGGGGCTGGTGAGCCAGATACTCCACGATGTTGGTGTGACCCGTGACACTGGCAGCGAGCAGCGGGGTCATCCCATACCCGTCTCTCTCCATGCGGGCGCTGCACTTGAGCAGCATCTTCATGATGTCCAGGCTGCCCGACTCCGCACAGTCGTGCAGGGCGGTGTTGCCTTTCACGCTCTTGCGGTTGACATCGGCGCCGCGGTCCAGGAGGAACTTGGCGATCTCCTTGTGGCCCTTGTAGCAGGAGATCATGAGGCAGGTGTGGCCGTGGCGGTTGGCCACCTCCATGTCGGCTCTGTGCTCCACCAGGTAGCGCACGATCTCCAAGTGTCCGTCGAAGCAGGCGGCCCGCAGCGGCGTGGAGTTGGTGAGCGTCGCGTTGTTCACGGAGGCTCCGTGTCTCAGCAGCGTCTTCACCACGGGGAGGTGACCGGCTGCCGAAGCCGCCCACAGCGGCGGAGCCCCCTCGATGGTCTCCCCGTCAAAGTTAACCGAGCCCCCGAGCTCGACATTAGCTCTACAGTGTTCCAGGAGGTAGTCCACCACCTCCAGGTGTCCGTATCTGGAGGCTACGAGCAGAGGAGTGCCTCCCTGGGTCTTCTCCTCGGCCAAagcctccagctcctcgggAGATTTGTTGCCCAGTAACTTCTGGATAAGTTTGATCTTACCATCTCTGGCGGCGTTGAAAACCGCCGTCGATATGTCCATTTTACAGACTCGGTGCCGCCTCGCTGGACTCCAGCCCCATAACCGCCGGGTCGTGTTCAAACTGACGAGTCCGCCTCCGCGCAACTCAGAGCCGGGACCTCGGTGTGGACTCGGTTTGTGTCCCACATCTTTCTGCCATTTTGAGGCTGCTGTCAAGATGGCGTGTGTTGTTTGACAGGTCTACGTTTGCGATTTCCGCGAGGCGTTGTGGGTGGCGTAGTTTTGGGGGAATCCCTACTTCCGGGAGAGCCATGTCGTTCGCTTTGAAAACAACTACATTTCCCTTAGCTCACTTGGGCTGAGCGGCGCACCAGCTGACGGGCTGGTTTGTTATGATCGCTCGGACCAACCAGCAACGTGGATGTGTTATTATGGTCGGGAAAGAGGAACCGAGTCAGCTGATACTGGCTCCTCGAATCGAATACATGAATGTAATGGAAAAGCTCTTCTATGGAGAGCAAGGGATTTGCTGTGGGGTATTTGTGAAAGtatgaatataaaacaaaatgtgaaaataggaaacaaaatgttcatataaaataatactATGAGCTAAATGTTGTAAGTGAACACAAGAGACAGGATTGTGCAAAGTAGAGTTAGTACGTTATTTGCCACAGGAAGTTAAAGTGGCAAAGTGGCACAGTCACAGGCAGGGAcatcattattatgattatcaCAGCAATACAATAATATAATCCAACTATATAGTATGTGGTTATTGTTAATTATcacatattattattagggcccgagcactgacaggcactgacagacagtgaggccctattgaaagtTCATCAAGTGCTATGAGGAAGCAAGAAATGAGAGTGAATCTTATCAAAAACGTACCACACCCAGGATGAAGTTGAAAAACAAGGAGCAGGGGTTTCACACCTAAATAACTTGATTATACAGAGAGGATGAAAAGATGGTCAACCTAATATTAAGAGTCCTGAACATGTTGATGTCCTAAGTTTTGACAGACTCCGTGAAAGTTGGACCTGGGGATAGTGTCTCCAATCTCTCACGCTCGAGATCCACCAAGTACAACCCAACTAGACTGGTCCCTTggtggcttttattttgacagagaCAT
It includes:
- the fem1a gene encoding protein fem-1 homolog A is translated as MDISTAVFNAARDGKIKLIQKLLGNKSPEELEALAEEKTQGGTPLLVASRYGHLEVVDYLLEHCRANVELGGSVNFDGETIEGAPPLWAASAAGHLPVVKTLLRHGASVNNATLTNSTPLRAACFDGHLEIVRYLVEHRADMEVANRHGHTCLMISCYKGHKEIAKFLLDRGADVNRKSVKGNTALHDCAESGSLDIMKMLLKCSARMERDGYGMTPLLAASVTGHTNIVEYLAHQPRTSREERIDALELLGATFVDKKRDLLGAMRYWRRAMELRLPGDKAGSLAKPPPGPPIPAYGCAQEVNTAEDLEALITDPDEMRMQALLVRERILGPSHPDTSYYIRYRGAVYADSGNFERCISLWKYALDMQQSNLDPLSPMTASSFLSFAELFSFVLQDRAKGTLSTRVTFHDLMTVLGKSVREVERAVAQRDNPPEAPQFTKALSIILHLIFLLEKLECSAEQEHQKKHTVYRLLKLNPRGRSSFTPLHMAVDKETTSVGRYPVGRFPSHAVAALLLECGADVDSRDCENNTPLHIAANNGCPEIMALLMKAGAHLDATNAQRKTAYELLDEQSSGHPALYPLNYITLQCLAARAIEKHRLPYRGLISEEMEAFIELH